One Hydractinia symbiolongicarpus strain clone_291-10 chromosome 7, HSymV2.1, whole genome shotgun sequence genomic window, CTGACTAAGAAACACATCGATGTAGCCATGGCCAGGCCCAATCTTAAATGCAAACATCACAATTGCACTTGCATTTTATTTTACACAGGTAGATTTAGCAGGACCATTTCCGTCTTACCCAACACGTTGCAAGAGAAAGACAGTAAAAATTTGGATTGCTGTATTTTGCTGCACTACAACATCAGCTGTAAAGATCAAGGTAATGGTTGACTATAGTGCGGAGAGTTTTATGCAAAGCTTTTTAAGGTTTGCATGCGAAGTAGGATACCTATACCACCGGACAAGTTTCGTCAAACtggcaaaaaaatatatttcaaaaagaaTCATttcattacaataaaaaaaccaCATATAGAAACGGGAGACATTAAGCGTGGAAAGATAACACTAAACATTCAAAGGTTGACACTACAGTTCTAGAAATAATCAGGATTGAGTTATCAGAGAGCATCCTACTTCTCTTTGCACTAGTTCGATATCTCCATAAATCTCCTCTTTTTGTGCGTGCGTGATCCACGGATTGACAGAATCATCGATCTTAGCAGACTGTAATTAACTCTTGTTCGCATATAACTAAAAGTTGCACTAAATTTGTTGTTCTTCTTAAACGATATATGCTCTGCTAACTTAGCGTAAAATCTGCAACACCCTCGTCCCATTCCTCCAGTAGTGCTAAAAACAAGTGGTGTAAACGAACCATTTTCAGTTTGTATGATTCTATGCTCTTTTCTTCGACTTTTCGTTCGTGTCATACGCTTTTTCCATAGTAATGTTGCTATAGCATCGAGCTTGTGGGTTGAATGCACCGCTTTCTGTTGAACAATCAAGTGTACTCATTTGCGATTCGTTTACGGACATGGCTTTTACGGCTCTTAACTGTTCTTCATTTCATTGTCGTCAAACTGTAAGCTGTAGTTCGTCCACGAAACTCAACTTTATGGACATAAAGACTGCTTCACACTTGAAGATGAATGTTCAATTCAAGACGTGTCCACTAGGTGGTCATAACTTCAACGGGAAATTGAGAGTAAAATTAAGGAAATTAAAGCTTCAATCGAGACAAATGCTCACAATGAGAGATTATAGATTTGACATTTGGAGACCTTATCGTTAATCTTCTCAACACGATAAATGATTCACCACTAGCGCTAGAAAATTTCGTTTTTGACTTCAAGCTGATGGATTTTCACACGAAACCGACTGTTACAAGAGCGAAGTAATGACCGCAGTTCGACCGGAGGATTTGATTTGGTATTTTAGCCTAAGAAATTGTTACGACAAAAACAGAAGGTATCGAAGTTTGTGTAATATCACATATGCCAAAGTTAATGCATCATTAAAAATGGTTTAATAGCGGTCGTGGTATAAAAGCCGGCCACATGGTGCTATTTCTGAAGGAGAAAAATCCTCTATGCTGCACATATCAATACAGAATAATGACGTCAGTTACAGTCGATAAAGATGAAAAGGTTCGTAGATGCGATGTGAATATCGAAGTTCTAGCGAAAATGTGAACCATATAACACAGAATTCTGTTAGATACTTAGTATTAATTCATGCTATCGACGAATTAAGCATAATGGAGGACTTAGCAGAGTTATCTCATACGGTCATATGTAAAAATCTTTACTTAAGAATTAATGGTATTAACAAATCTCGGAATTCCGTTAGCGGAGTATAAAGTTGTGTTATTGTATTAGAAGATTCATTCAACTTTAAACTTTAGATTTTAAAGTTCTTCAACTAACTTTCAACTTTCAAGTTTTTCAACAAAGCGTTCAATTCTTTCAATCTGTTTATTTTGTTGTGGCAAGCTGGTATGTTTATACGATTTACTACGTTTTTACTACCACCCgtttggcaaatgtgtaaaaatacacaattataaataattcagcactcacaaagaCGTAAACAGAATTAATTTATAGTCGGACTTTTTTATGGCGCAGTTGACCAAACCAGTCAgcctggtctttaaaatcaacactccAACATGACCTTTTATTCAGCTGTCGTGCCACAGCGCAACTTTCGCCTCTCCTTCAAATCTCGAAATATCCAAGCAATTTGTTTAGTCGGCGCGTGAAAACGCCGCTGGAATAGGATTAGATCCTACTCTTTCGCCTGGTCACTGTAACCAGACGAAATGTTTTAAGAGAATCTGATTCTGAAGTCTGATCGGCTTGCATTTTTTTTACCGCTTTAAGCTCTCTAAACTTACATGAAGCATTTTGCAAGTTCAAGATAATATACCTATTTATTTCAAATGACGGAACAACATTGTAGAAGTTATGTACAAAACAGGCTAATTAATGGCAACCTTAAAAGGCATAGGGAACAAAATAACACACCAACAAGAAGCCGAAATCTGttagcctgcaagggcttttttcattttttaattacatTGTATGTAATTTAGCTATGGtttaaaaatacaagttattTATAGTACTAGTTGTGAATTCTTTGGTTTTAAGGTCTTGTTTTAATGTGTACTAAAGCatacttttaatttgttttgatttttttcaattGTTGTTATAATTGGTTAGCATTAGCAATTTGGTCAATTTGACTCTGAGCTTCAGTTTATCCATGACTAAATCTAAGATTCCTAGTTGTTAATTTAatcctcaaagttttaaaaagaatgaGCAAAAAAGGTTGCTTGCTtattaaaggcgcgtaatcaccctgtaggcaactttttttgaggtgcctattttattgtaaaaattgaaagatatacatgagaaaacattacccagaaaattttattgaaaactgacaaccagaacatgttcaaatgtttcatggaaataacaaactcaccccaatttctcttcgcctacagaaccgccattgcatttcattgcacgaatcatgcgataataaatGCACGGCTTAAtcgatcacatggttgctggattcatgccattacagaaaaaataatgaaggaGGGAGAGTATCCGTAGCTGTGTTaccatcgtaatgcttttacAAATGCATCAACAGAGTTccgaacatgataaatcagataaatcaatcgaagtttctgtgttattctttattatttaaacgttttaacttactgaaatcagacttctttgcaacactgaccacttcttgttgttgtttctgaagacagcttcgcctcgctagctgtcttactttttgattattttcctttgttcaaacagttagtcgtttccttatggagacagtatcaaatctacacaattagaatacctaaatATTCAGAATTTCATGCCTttcatgctctaaatttaattatctccatagtgcttcaactatcttcaactatcacaatgagCATTCTTCCCAGTTGGGATTTCTTGCCTATAAAATACAATAATCCCAGTcagctaataaaaaaagaaagagcgtgataatcaataattatcataattaataaccacgaggcaatgctgtgatttcttctttctgttttgttttgtctggtctccaaaaacaatggcgaatagaatagaaaaaaattaaatctaagtgGAGAAAGTGATACGGATGTTTTTACGCTCGGCCTCTTTTTTAGACAGAACCAAAATTTCTTTCCACATTTTGATGCcatattttacaaagaaaaacaatcCAAAAAGAACAGCGTGAACGGAGTCAACCATAATGGCGATTTTATCGAACTCCATCTCAGTGCTCATTTAAAGATAAGGCCGTTTGTTTACCTACGGTTTCACACGAACATTTTGCGACGGTCCGCTTATTAGACgagaataagagatcaacaagacCGTTAAATATGGCGGCTGGAAAAAAACCCCAATAAATTCAAGATATTGAAGTACtattatttccatttctagtaGGTTTTATAacctcaaattttcaggaaagttataactccgtctgaactttgaaataaatataaaaaattaatgttaatgttatgttaatttttttcgataaggttgattacgcgcctttaataTAAGCCTCGATTTCCAAAAgtagtattttgtttttaatcttgGATTTTAGATGCTTTAATCTAATTTGACAAACACATCTACTGTTTCTAAGAATTGTGGTAACTgaataactaaaaaaaacagACCTATAAAGGTCCTCGCTATGAAATTTTCAGTGCAAAAATAGGCAAATTGGCATTTGCACCCCCTACATCCCCTGCAGTACGCGCATGTTTCGCTTCGCAAAAGATACAAGTATGTGTCGTTTCGCTGAACATTTCGCCtaagaagaagaaaatcttgtaTCCGCCCCTGAGGCAGGTTAACACTTACGTATTGGTTCTATTTCCTTGATTAGAAATTATGTCAAGGCACCTTCATTGAATTATATTGTCAAATAAAGGCTTAATTTGTACAACAAACATAGCAGTGGTTGAAAGAAGTTTTGAAAACACTTAAAAACGGTTTAAATGCGCGTAATCACCTTGAGATTTTTTGGGAAATTGCTATTTGAAACGTAATTATCGCAACTTTgaattttcctaaattttaaaaaaaacaatttactaCACTGATTTCTCCTTTCTTTTCTAAAAAACGTTCTTAAGAAGTACCATAAGgttcgaatgattttttatcaaGGAAACAGAGCATAATTTTTTACTATCAGGATCAACCTCGAGCCTAGGGACACactcgccgtccgagattgtcaaaagaaaaaaagagagcCCTGTGAATAAGTTTATACCAGGATATCTTTGCATCAGAaatcattttggcaaaaataaTTGCGAAATAACCTAAATGCGAATTCAGAGCTGGAAAAAATGGAATTTACGACATTTATTTGCAtcatgtatttatatttttatactaattgcgCGTTCCATAAGTTTCCCTaattgaaataaacaaaataaatcagAAATCTCAATgacaataattataaaaaaaataacacggTAGTaagaaaaatagagacatttcgaAAAATTCGGACGAAATATCTATGATTGGACAAAATGCAATGATTACTTACGTGCGTGTGCTAGTATTGCGGCAATTTTTGTCTATTTGCGGTTATGTGAAATTTCTATGGCAAGAACTAGATATAATTTCGGGAATAAAGTAAAAGTCTTGAGTATTATTTAAAATCCTTATGCATAAGCATTATACGTCGTCGCGTAGAATGTTTTCACGGGGAGCGacattttgtttttcgttttttccgCGTTTATTTATACCCTAACCCCCTGTCTGCATAAATGCGCTATTttgatttgataaaaaaaatgaaatataattatGTGTGACGTTCTCTTTATATAATAATTAAACCGGTATTGTCTCTGATAAAGTTTTTAGCGCTTTATCTTCTTCACAAAAATCTTCACAAAAAAGTTCATACGCAAGTTAGTCTCCAGCCCGTTTGTTTGAATTGTACAAGGCTGGAAGACTATGCTTTAAGTTTATCTAGCTGGGCATCATTGCGACAATCCTAATTAAGTTACCAGAGGGGTGGGTCAAATTGACAAactctgattttttttaaaaagcaacaaTGAAACCTCTCCCCTCTTATTATCTTTTGTTAAAACATAACTTTGTTCATGTACAATTCGTAGATAATCGTAGTATGAAACAAAATAGAAGTACAAAACAAGATTTTGCGATGCTTATATCTCCCAAGAGAATGCAATCTGGTTAATCTCTCTCACGaaactaaaattataaaaatttgaatttcaaATTAGCAGAAAGAAGAAAGTTCTTGCGATAACGTCGCAAAAATACAACGTTTTTATCTTGGAAATTCTCTATTTAcgttgattatttaaaaaagttgcgAAGTGTATCAACTTTGAAGTGCATTTGCCAGGGGTaaagtttttctaatttttctaatttttgttgtttccaCTTCGCAAAGGATAGTATTTTAATATTCAACGACTGTCAAACGCATTTTTGGTTGTTAAATATTTCTTTGGGAGgtcaatttgtcaaaaatagggTATTTTAGCCCGTTTTAACCATGTTTTGATAGCGCATTTGCCAGGGCaatttaattttagtttttaataggTTTAGGTTTTCTACAGAGCTTACGTGCTATATTTATGGAATCAATGACTGTCAGTGAAAAAATTAGaagtatttttaagaaaatgcaactcaggaaaaataaaaatcagtttttttgtgTCGTGCACCATATACTTTCACATGCGAAGTCGTTTTACTGTAAGAAACCCcttggtttttttaaaaaaaattaaaatggcagTAAAACATGTCGTTAAATTCTACTCGACGTTTTGATCACTAATTGCTAATTGTTCTTTAAGACGCCATCCaaaaacttaattaaactgcAATTTTTGTTAGGAATGTTTGTTCACTCATTCTTTCGCGATTAAAGATTAAAAGATAAGATATAACTGATCGGAAAAAAATGTCAAACACAACCACTGTTGTATGTTTTTATTACGTTTTCAAAAGCATGCAGTTTGTTCatgcaaaacaaaatatactGTAGTAAGGCGTGACAGAGTGTTAAAGATAGTGTGTCTAGAAGTGCTTTTTAAGCTACAACCACCTTTAAAGCCAcaccttaaaaaattatttgcctTACCTAACAGACAAAATACCAAAAAAGTACAAGAACTTGGGTCAAAAGAGATGTACAGGGTAATACCAAGATCTACAATCTGGGTCAAAATTATGTTGAAACAAGAAAACTAAGTTGGGCCCCACAAGTTATTAACAGGTTATTTCTATATTAGTCAACGCATTTTGAACTCGTCCAAATTAAGTTGACATTGTTCAGAGTAGACTTAGGGCTATTGTTTCATTAGGCTATTTGGTTAAATACAACTCCTGTGCTAATTGCTGCTGACATCGGTATGACCTTTTTACACGTATTTTGGAACCTTCATTGGCCCTGCAGGAATAATTTCAGTGTGCGGCATGCTATAGAATGCGCTTATCAAATTTTAAACTCGACTAGTTTATCCTAGGTGTGGATGCCGACTGCAGAGCATTGACCGTTTGGCGCTTTAgtccatatttaaaaaataaagaaaaaactgcCTTTGTCTTAATATTTTTATCCAAAATTGTAGTTCATACAAAAAATTCCAACAACAGTTACAATTAATAGAAgaattaaaaatggtagcatgCAAAgttataacaaaacaaaaaaagtacagTTTGTCTTCAGTgtttttgcttgtttgtttgtttactttcgtACACTAAACATACACTTTTAAAATTAGAGCTGGTTACAAACAAACACATACAAATCCAATCATAAACTTCGTaataaaattcaaattcaaCAAGTTATATTTTCGTTCTGAACAAACAAGCTGTTTAGCTTTTTCTCGGTTCGTATTTTTAATTTAGTGTatctttcttcaaaatttttctGCTAAGATTCCAACAACTGCTGTCCCTATCCCTCCAAGGGTACCAATCCATCCCAAGATGTAGCTCCATCCAAACTTGATGGTTGAACCAAGATTTATCTTACTGCTAAAAATAACCAAGGCAAGTGCCATGCAGCCTGCGGCAGCGAATAAGAAAATAGATGCGAACAATCCTTTAACTTTATCGGAAACTACTCCTAAAATCGATATAAGTATACCACCAACTGAGGCTAAACATGATATAATGGCGAATGCGCGAACAGCTTTGAACCAATCCTCTAGGTTCTTACCACCACCAACGTTATCATCAATAGAAACGCACTTTACGTGTTCACATGCTTTCCACAACCCTTGTCCAACATCACTACTGAATTTACTCACAACCCAGTAATTTCCACCGGTACATGCTGCAAGAAAGATGAATGCACCAATGCTACCAACGATCAGTAGAATTTTACCCACGCCCATTTTATcaagaactaaaaaaaatgtttatttacgtCGAATTTGAAAAAAGCACAAAATGGTACAAAATAAATCAGCTTTGTGAAGATACTCtttgatgttttttattaattttttttaaaaaataaaaattatttaacttatttttaaataaatgagaATATACTTACAAATTTTATCTAACCTTTAACCGGCGAGTTCAAAACAAGAAATGAAAACTTCAAAGTAAATTACCATTTAATGCACATGCTCGTGACATACCCAAATTCCCAATTCAAACTTGATTGGACACAAAGTTTCTAATACTTTAGGCAGGTACTTTATATAATGGAAAATTTGTGGGAGTGGCTACATCTAAGATAATTTTAAtagtaaacttaacagtcatgCCTAAATAATTTAatcttaaaatgttttatatcgtaaaaagataaaaaaaacattcagtTGTTGCTTAGCTACCTGTTGCTCATTGATCATTCAATTGAGGGAAGTCCatctaatgtttttaaattttatattacttgTTTTTGCTTACAAACAATGCGTGTGCTTCcatattgttttatatttttatgcaatTGCTTAATCATAAAAATGATGGAAATACTTCATAATTGTTTGTCTAACCCTTTTTTACTGGTCTGTCACACCCCCATCagaattaaaattactaaaatcctTATATGCACAGGCTAAAACTATCTAAAGGAGGCCTGCCTTGGCagttaaaaatttgaaacagacgaaataaataattctttaacACGTTTTCATACCTACGGGAACGTCCGTAAAACGTCTTTTTTGCGTCTGTCAAAAACGTCGTTTGGGCGTTACATTTTTTGGCGGTTCTTTTCATCTAGTGTAtaaaagacgttttaaagaaGGATCGTATTTACTGGGTGCTTATATACCCAACTGgtgtaaaaaagagaaaaattacatTATCTTTCTTGTCcattagaaacaaaataaatacgAACATGAAGTTACCTTTATAGCAGAAATTCAAACAAAAGTAGCTCCTCCTTTCAAGATAAGGCTGTACTTTTTTGTAATTAAGTTTCCCGAATGGCAATCATTTCACACTCTTTGTGAAAATATTTCCAGCTAGCGTTAACTTTTTCATTAGTCAGTAAAATATAACGGCTACTCATTTTACTCACTTTATTGATGAATTTTCGCAACTAAACAGCTAGAACAATCCAAGATCTTTAACATAAAACATCACACTACACAAAAGCCCAACAaggtttgtttttgttcttggTTAAACTTCATacttaaacgttttttttttttttttttttttgctaacttGGTCCAACTGAAAATAGCGCAATCTTTAACATCGATGTGCTACACAAACATGGAGTATATCTTTACACAACCGGATTTTGACTTCAACAATTCTTTGAGACTAGTCTGAATCTAAAGTATTTTAAAGTTCGTGTCAGGATTAATCTCAGAGCTGCCAACACAAAGTCGCAGTATTTAATACACgttgtttaaatttaaataaaagaaggatTTTTACATGTGATAGACATGACACTGGTAATAGTTGTTCAAAAATTGTCACCACAAGTAGTTACATAGTCTATTTCTATATCAGACTCACATATTTTGAACTTGTCAGCGATGTCAATGATCAGTAGAATTTTACCCACGCCTATTTTACTAAGAACTAAAAAAACGTTATTTAGgtcgaattttaaattttagaaatagAGAAACTTTGTGAAGAAATGCTTTCTcttttattaagtgtttttaagaaatgaaaaatttttttgttttgaaaaatgcatGCACTGAGTTAAGTATGAATTTTCtcacattattttttaatacatgaGAATATACTTAAAAATATGGGGTAATAGTTGGAAATTAGTTTTGACTCAATGATTTTTTGTTTACGGCGTTAGTGAGTTATGAGTTTTTCATTACAATACTCACGAAATTATTTACGTCCTAAATTTTAGGTGAGTATTTAAATATTCGCACACAAGCAACTCGCGAGCGCTCATTGTCACTTTCGTTCTATTACACACTTCATATTTTCTAAGGAAAACGAGAGGGGTCTTTTGCAATTGCAAGGAGTTTGATTGGATACTTCCCTGTCGGGCAGGTGAAACATGTTTCACAGAAACAGGGAAGAAACGGTACCTGCTCCTGATGACGGCCGTTTTGGCAAGCCGATCATTCTCGTTGTTTTGGCAGTCTACACCTATTGTTTTTCTTCCGTTCtgtttcatttcattttgaGTTAAAATACTTTTACTTTAATAGCATAACGTTAAGGCGcgctaatttttacaatttccaAGCgttgataatttgtttttttgaacaAACGGGTTGCTGGACGAAAAGAAACGCAATAACTCGTTTACCTACAGGCACTATTTCCGCAACTTTATACTATAAATCTAAATAAGCAGAAAAAGATTCAAAAAGTAATACTTGTAATTAGTTTTGACTCGATGATTTTTTGTTTACGGCGTTATTCACACTAAGTGAGTTACGAGTTTGTTATCACAATATATTTCCTATATTTCACAACTACTTCCTAATTTTCAGACATTCCAACAATCGGACAAGGTAGTTGCATTGTCAAAACCACAATCATTTCCTTATGAAATAATTTCTAAACCGCGAATAATAATTAATGAACTTTATAGTTAGCGGCTGATGTTGTCTTTTACCAAGTGAAAAATGCTACCAAAAATTCCCTTCAGTCTTGTTGCACCAGCATCGCACCTAGCGCTAATTCGAGATGAGCAAGTGTGTTAAAGGAATAgcgaacaaaaaattgttttgtgacGAACAGAAAGTAAGTTTTAgctggagaaaaaaaatatagatttcTACATCCTAAAATCTACTGAGATAACTACtttgataacaaataaatagcaaatatttcacaactaagtatccatatatctttctaacaacatttttacagaattttcaTAGCCGTATAAGGtgaaaataaataagttttaGATTGACTTACCAGTAAATTGTAGAAGTAAGGTCTTTGACTTGAGATAActaagaatattttacgtacaaCAGTAGTAACAGTATTTTACAACCTTCGTTTAAACGTCTTTGAACTTAAGAATATCTTTTatgaccaacaacaatattttcttCATGAGTGTCTTTTTCACAAGAAACTTCaacgataaagtttgttatgatgagatgacgccaaattttaataaatatacagaccggaaacattcAACATAAAATCGAACGCTCAATATGATGGCTTCATCTTTGTTTACGAATCTTTCTTtacttttctttatctttactcacAAAGTAAATATCAATTTGTTAAGTAGATAGTATAGctagtataaaataataaaaaatatgtccGTCGCatgttgtttaaaattttttgctattttgaccttcaactttttttattcgttATTTTGTGTGTATTGAACTGTGATCAtaacaataaagaaaaatacattccattgttttttaattaagaCACCCCGTTTAGaaataattcattttcaatattaaaacattttagtcTTTGTTTCTAGACTTTTTTTTGATTCAAAgaattatttcttcagaaaGGCTACATTTGAAGTGAAAGAATTCGTAAAGGAACCAAGGTACAGAAAGTTAGGAAATAAAAGAAAAGGTATCTTATATAATGTCGGTCGAATGCTTCCTTTTGAAAACGTCAATAGTGTTGGAACTCCTCCGAATGTCACGAAAGACTTAGGCACTGCTACACTGCTACATTCTGTGTGTCCATCACAGATAAACATTCATCTCCAGCGTATAGTATTGTGAATGAAGTACATTGGTACAGTGATGTTGCAAAACATTCTGGAATTGAAACTGTGTACCGTTATGTTTTACAATTTAGTTATATTTTAGATGGCACGTATTTGATGAAATTGTTTCGGAAACAATGTGACAGGTGCCGATTCCTGACTAAGAAACACATCGATGTAGCCATGGCCAGGCCCAATCTTAAATGCAAACATCACAATTGCACTTGCATTTTATTTTACACAGGTAGATTTAGCAGGACCATTTCCGTCTTACCCAACACGTTGCAAGAGAAAGACAGTAAAAATTTGGATTGCTGTATTTTGCTGCACTACAACATCAGCTGTAAAGATCAAGGTAATGGTTGACTATAGTGCGGAGAGTTTTATGCAAAGCTTTTTAAGGTTTGCATGCGAAGTAGGATACCTATACCACCGGACAAGTTTCGTCAAACtggcaaaaaaatatatttcaaaaagaaTCATttcattacaataaaaaaaccaCATATAGAAACGGGAGACATTAAGCGTGGAAAGATAACACTAAACATTCAAAGGTTGACACTACAGTTCTAGAAATAATCAGGATTG contains:
- the LOC130649469 gene encoding lens fiber membrane intrinsic protein-like, giving the protein MGVGKILLIVGSIGAFIFLAACTGGNYWVVSKFSSDVGQGLWKACEHVKCVSIDDNVGGGKNLEDWFKAVRAFAIISCLASVGGILISILGVVSDKVKGLFASIFLFAAAGCMALALVIFSSKINLGSTIKFGWSYILGWIGTLGGIGTAVVGILAEKF